The Arachis hypogaea cultivar Tifrunner chromosome 14, arahy.Tifrunner.gnm2.J5K5, whole genome shotgun sequence genome has a segment encoding these proteins:
- the LOC140178632 gene encoding uncharacterized protein — protein MRIAVKLQMDVHEVSMFPSDRTSDTGRSKGIVERILELYNKVSKVVQALQSCYPKTISELKAVPYYDRNLLVRDCGMFDKVFWAFPSCVKAFKHFKPFVFIDEMHLYGRYGGVLLIVVAQDDNNNILPIAFVIVEFESTESWSFFLTNLRQHVTLQEGLLIISDRS, from the exons ATGCGCATTGCCGTCAAGCTGCAAATGGATGTCCATGAAGTCTCCATGTTTCCTTCTGACAGAACCTCGGATACTG ggaGGTCCAAAGGGATAGTGGAGCGCATACTT GAGTTATATAACAAGGTGTCGAAAGTGGTACAGGCACTACAGAGTTGTTATCCCAAAACTATTAGTGAGCTCAAGGCCGTACCTTACTACGATAGGAACCTTCTGGTCCGCGACTGTGGCATGTTTGACAAAGTATTTTGGGCTTTTCCATCTTGTGTTAAGGCTTTCAAGCATTTCAAGCCATTTGTTTTCATCGACGAGATGCATTTGTATGGCAGATATGGTGGGGTGTTGCTTATTGTAGTGGCACAAGACGACAACAACAATATCCTCCCTATTGCTTTTGTAATTGTGGAGTTCGAGAGTACGGAGTCGTGGTCGTTCTTCCTTACTAACTTGAGACAACATGTCACCCTACAAGAGGGTCTGTTGATTATCTCTGATAGATCATAG